From the Fusobacterium simiae genome, one window contains:
- a CDS encoding ATP-binding cassette domain-containing protein, which translates to MIEVKNITFSYQNHKVFNNLSFSIKKGEYLCIIGKNGSGKSTLAKLLAGLIFSQEGSIKISGYDTKNPKDLLEIRKLVGIIFQNPENQIITTTVFDEVIFGLENLATPREQIKEIAEKSLKTVGLFEYKDRLTYQLSGGEKQRLAIASILAMGTDILIFDEATSMLDPVGKKQILKLMKELNSQGKTIIHITHDRNDILEASKVMVLSKGEMKYQDVPYKIFEDDEFTPFLIKIKDILEKNNIKIEDKNINIKDLVRIVYENIS; encoded by the coding sequence ATGATAGAAGTAAAAAATATCACTTTTTCTTATCAAAATCATAAAGTTTTTAATAATCTTTCTTTTTCTATAAAAAAAGGAGAGTACCTTTGTATTATTGGAAAAAACGGTTCAGGTAAATCTACTCTCGCCAAGTTATTAGCAGGACTTATCTTCTCACAAGAGGGAAGTATAAAAATTTCTGGCTATGATACAAAAAATCCAAAAGATTTGTTGGAGATAAGAAAATTAGTAGGAATAATATTTCAAAATCCAGAAAATCAAATTATAACTACGACTGTATTTGATGAAGTCATTTTTGGTTTAGAAAATCTTGCTACACCTAGGGAACAAATAAAAGAAATAGCAGAAAAATCTTTAAAAACTGTTGGTCTATTTGAATATAAGGATAGATTGACTTATCAATTATCAGGTGGAGAAAAACAAAGACTTGCTATTGCAAGTATCTTAGCTATGGGAACTGATATTTTAATTTTTGATGAGGCAACTTCTATGCTTGACCCTGTTGGTAAAAAACAAATTTTAAAGCTTATGAAAGAGTTAAATTCACAAGGTAAGACTATTATTCATATCACTCACGATAGAAATGATATTTTGGAAGCCTCAAAAGTAATGGTTTTATCTAAGGGAGAAATGAAATATCAAGATGTCCCTTATAAGATTTTTGAAGATGATGAATTCACACCTTTTCTTATTAAAATTAAAGATATTTTAGAAAAGAATAATATTAAAATAGAAGATAAAAATATTAATATAAAAGATTTAGTGAGGATAGTTTATGAAAATATCTCTTAA
- a CDS encoding biotin transporter BioY, with the protein MKIKNMLYAAMFAAIVAVLGLMPPIPLPFIPVPITLQTMGVMLAGSFLGKRLGFVSMLLVVIIVLLGVPILSGGRGGLSVLAGPTGGFFIVWPFAAFLIGFLVEKSWKNINIARYIFANIIGGIILVYIVGVIYLSYITKMPIDKAFLATLAFIPGDILKAIVVSVLCYKLKEISPVNEAVR; encoded by the coding sequence ATGAAAATTAAAAATATGCTTTATGCTGCTATGTTTGCAGCTATTGTTGCAGTTTTAGGATTAATGCCACCAATTCCTTTACCTTTTATTCCTGTGCCTATAACTTTACAGACTATGGGAGTTATGCTTGCAGGAAGTTTTTTGGGTAAAAGACTTGGTTTTGTTAGTATGTTATTGGTGGTTATAATAGTTTTATTAGGAGTACCTATTTTATCAGGTGGTAGAGGAGGACTTTCTGTTCTTGCAGGACCAACAGGAGGCTTTTTTATAGTTTGGCCTTTTGCAGCATTCTTAATAGGTTTCTTAGTGGAAAAATCTTGGAAAAATATCAATATAGCTAGGTATATTTTTGCTAACATAATAGGTGGAATAATTTTAGTTTATATTGTTGGTGTTATCTATTTATCATATATTACAAAAATGCCAATAGACAAGGCTTTCTTAGCAACATTAGCTTTCATTCCAGGAGATATATTAAAAGCTATTGTTGTTTCTGTACTTTGCTATAAGCTAAAAGAAATCAGTCCTGTCAACGAAGCAGTGAGATAG
- a CDS encoding DUF4401 domain-containing protein, which yields MFEKIKKFFLFFSVIFLIAGVTSFTAYNWATMSNFEKLAVPSVLVIVGLVAYLLLEKEIYQNLAIFFSSFMIGTLFAVYGQVYQTGADVWILFRNWAIFLIIPMIATGYYSVMTLFSIVVAISTSFYLDLYLSGAIVPFLASLIFGIILMVYPLLQKRFNFKFNNIFYNTITGIFYIAFIASGFFAIVDGDYSLISIMLYILFVGGVYTIGYAQLKKITIKILSITSLGFFGVAFIIKMAEKIFFIDISLYILLALSVMIGTIVGIVKSVKEIENENIKKFTNVVVSSLKVFAFLLLIALVASILSSLGLGEGSLIVIAIILIVFSYFAARMLNFEKDKIEVVAFIAGLICLAGYLGSYLEIKPLTVLLIITIIYDVFWFIMPTRALDLLLLPLHYCLLGDFLVKKTFIDVNYYYIIIFIALIIEGYSIYNKNLLSNEKVKRILCGNEVTLVIMPTIWLYFMGRGSFIIAALREIPSYSVYYNMVFVVLTTIIGIYIIVKEIKNQTLKIVLSIMWIALNYFAYSEVLSLAITLLLMLIYAFRDSKWGLAVSTLSTGYVISIYYFSVYKTLLDKSIALSISGCLLLVAYLVLKYGFKGVEDNE from the coding sequence ATGTTTGAGAAAATAAAGAAATTTTTTCTGTTTTTCTCTGTTATATTTTTAATTGCTGGGGTAACTTCATTCACAGCATATAACTGGGCAACTATGTCTAATTTTGAAAAACTTGCAGTTCCATCTGTATTAGTTATAGTTGGACTTGTGGCTTATTTATTGTTAGAAAAAGAAATTTATCAAAATCTGGCAATATTCTTTTCCTCTTTTATGATAGGGACACTGTTTGCAGTCTATGGGCAGGTCTATCAAACAGGGGCAGATGTATGGATATTATTTAGAAACTGGGCTATATTTTTGATAATTCCAATGATAGCAACAGGATATTATTCTGTAATGACATTGTTTAGTATAGTTGTAGCTATATCTACAAGTTTTTATTTAGATTTGTATTTATCAGGTGCTATTGTTCCATTTTTAGCCTCATTAATCTTTGGAATAATATTAATGGTATATCCACTTCTACAAAAGAGGTTTAATTTTAAATTTAATAATATTTTTTACAACACAATAACAGGAATATTTTATATAGCCTTTATAGCAAGTGGCTTTTTTGCAATAGTTGATGGAGATTACAGTCTTATCTCAATAATGTTATATATATTATTTGTAGGTGGAGTGTATACGATAGGCTATGCACAACTTAAAAAAATAACTATAAAAATACTATCTATAACTTCATTAGGCTTTTTTGGAGTAGCTTTTATTATAAAAATGGCAGAAAAAATATTCTTTATAGATATAAGTTTATATATTTTGTTAGCTCTTTCTGTTATGATAGGAACTATTGTAGGTATAGTAAAATCTGTTAAAGAAATAGAAAATGAAAATATTAAAAAATTTACAAATGTAGTTGTGAGTTCATTAAAAGTTTTTGCTTTTTTACTACTAATAGCTTTGGTAGCTTCTATATTAAGTTCTTTGGGCTTAGGAGAAGGTTCACTTATAGTGATTGCTATTATTTTAATTGTTTTTTCATATTTTGCAGCAAGAATGCTTAATTTTGAAAAAGATAAAATAGAAGTAGTTGCATTTATTGCAGGACTTATATGTCTTGCAGGATATTTAGGCTCTTATTTAGAAATAAAGCCTCTAACTGTATTACTGATTATTACAATTATCTATGATGTGTTCTGGTTTATTATGCCAACAAGAGCATTAGATTTACTTTTACTACCTTTACATTATTGTTTATTAGGGGATTTCCTTGTTAAAAAAACATTTATTGATGTAAATTATTACTATATTATTATCTTTATAGCACTTATTATAGAAGGATACTCTATATACAATAAAAATTTACTTTCAAATGAAAAAGTAAAAAGAATTCTATGTGGAAATGAAGTAACATTAGTTATAATGCCAACTATATGGCTTTATTTTATGGGAAGAGGAAGTTTTATAATAGCTGCACTTAGAGAAATTCCTAGTTATTCTGTATACTATAATATGGTATTTGTTGTGTTAACTACAATAATAGGAATATACATAATAGTAAAAGAAATTAAAAATCAGACTTTAAAAATAGTTCTTTCAATTATGTGGATAGCTTTAAATTATTTTGCATATTCAGAAGTTTTAAGTTTAGCTATTACATTATTATTGATGTTAATATATGCTTTTAGAGATAGTAAATGGGGACTTGCAGTTTCAACTCTATCAACAG